A section of the Bryobacteraceae bacterium genome encodes:
- a CDS encoding hypothetical protein (possible pseudo, internal stop codon), which translates to MKKTKFSEEQMIGAVKQLEAGRSARDLARELGISDQTLDNWRAKYSGLEVNEARRLRALEDENRRLKTMVADLSLDKEALKVVIRKKRLELVSARRDVAFVMTEFRSSERQACTLLDLDRSSYHYEARPDRTIELREQLIRLARQKPPYGYRRLWALLSQRGHRVNVKRVYRRYRQAHLAVGRLKRKRLQRSVPVNAMLMAPNQKWALDFVSDGMASGRGIPILTIVDGFTRECPAIEVGVSFGSR; encoded by the coding sequence ATGAAGAAGACGAAGTTCAGCGAAGAGCAGATGATCGGGGCCGTGAAGCAGCTCGAAGCCGGGCGCTCGGCCCGGGACCTGGCCCGGGAGTTGGGCATCAGCGACCAGACGCTGGACAACTGGCGAGCCAAGTACAGCGGCCTGGAGGTCAATGAGGCGCGGCGTCTGCGGGCGCTGGAGGACGAGAACCGGCGGTTGAAGACGATGGTCGCCGATCTCAGTCTTGACAAAGAAGCCCTGAAAGTGGTGATCCGAAAAAAACGGCTGGAGCTTGTGAGCGCACGGCGGGACGTGGCGTTCGTCATGACCGAGTTTCGGTCCAGCGAACGCCAGGCTTGCACGCTTCTCGACCTGGACCGCAGTAGCTATCACTACGAGGCTCGTCCCGATCGCACCATCGAGTTGCGCGAACAACTGATCAGGCTGGCGCGGCAGAAGCCGCCATACGGGTATCGGCGCCTGTGGGCGCTGCTGAGCCAGCGCGGACACAGGGTGAACGTCAAGCGCGTATATCGCCGATACCGGCAGGCCCATCTGGCGGTGGGGCGGCTGAAGCGGAAACGGCTGCAGCGCAGTGTCCCGGTGAACGCGATGCTGATGGCGCCGAATCAGAAATGGGCGCTCGACTTCGTTTCTGATGGCATGGCGAGCGGCCGCGGCATTCCCATCCTGACCATCGTTGACGGCTTCACACGGGAGTGCCCGGCCATCGAAGTCGGCGTGAGCTTCGGCAGCCGATAA
- a CDS encoding hypothetical protein (possible pseudo, internal stop codon) gives MRGDNGPEFTSRHFLAWCEQHGMALVHIQPGKPMQDGYLERFNGRLRDECLNANWLLNIVDAKQKIERWRVEYNEERPHSSLAYRRPNEYAEVCSELTSRMADRRNMKNSFPNQTW, from the coding sequence TTGCGCGGTGACAACGGCCCGGAGTTCACGAGCCGGCATTTCCTGGCCTGGTGCGAACAACACGGCATGGCACTGGTGCACATTCAGCCGGGCAAGCCCATGCAGGACGGATATCTGGAACGCTTCAACGGACGGCTGCGCGACGAATGCCTGAATGCGAATTGGTTGTTAAACATCGTGGATGCGAAACAGAAGATCGAACGGTGGAGGGTGGAGTACAACGAAGAACGACCGCACAGCAGCTTGGCGTACCGCAGGCCGAATGAATATGCAGAGGTGTGCTCTGAGCTCACCAGTAGGATGGCTGACAGACGTAATATGAAGAACAGCTTTCCAAATCAGACCTGGTAG
- a CDS encoding arsenate reductase: MKKRVLFVCIGNAFRSQMAEAFARAYGADAVEAESAGLAPVVEIPELTQRVMLEKGIRLEGHFPKALLHMDLKRYDVVVNMSGVPLKLPAREVVEWRVPDPVGGGEKAARETRDQVEQLVVGLLIRLRQMPG, translated from the coding sequence GTGAAGAAGCGGGTGCTGTTTGTCTGCATCGGCAATGCGTTCCGCAGCCAGATGGCGGAGGCGTTTGCGCGTGCCTATGGCGCGGACGCAGTGGAGGCGGAAAGCGCCGGCCTGGCGCCGGTGGTGGAGATCCCGGAGCTGACTCAACGGGTGATGCTGGAAAAGGGCATCCGCCTGGAAGGGCATTTTCCGAAGGCGCTGCTGCATATGGATCTAAAGCGCTACGATGTGGTGGTCAACATGAGCGGCGTGCCGCTGAAGCTGCCGGCGCGCGAGGTGGTGGAATGGCGCGTGCCGGACCCGGTAGGCGGGGGCGAGAAGGCGGCGCGCGAGACGCGCGACCAAGTCGAGCAGCTCGTCGTGGGCCTGCTCATCCGCCTGCGACAGATGCCGGGGTGA
- the pdxT gene encoding pyridoxal 5'-phosphate synthase subunit PdxT — protein sequence MPRAGVLALQGDYEAHAAALCRAGAEPREVRLAGDLDGLDGLVIPGGESTAMLRLMEDYGLMEPLRRFGAEKPIFGTCAGAILLAREVLNPPQPSLALVDMTIERNAYGRQLESRVVRLDEHGLGGEPLEAVFIRAPIIRRVGTGGRILATYLGDPVLVDFGRHLAATFHPELTADLRIHRLFVARLGGGDGGQ from the coding sequence ATGCCACGCGCAGGAGTGCTCGCCCTTCAGGGCGACTATGAGGCGCACGCGGCGGCGCTCTGCCGTGCCGGGGCCGAGCCGCGCGAGGTGCGGCTGGCAGGGGATCTGGACGGGTTGGACGGGCTGGTGATCCCCGGCGGCGAGAGCACGGCGATGCTCCGGCTGATGGAGGACTACGGCCTGATGGAGCCGTTGCGGCGGTTCGGTGCGGAAAAGCCCATCTTCGGCACGTGCGCCGGGGCGATTCTGCTGGCCAGGGAAGTGCTGAACCCGCCGCAGCCGTCGCTGGCGCTGGTCGACATGACCATCGAACGCAACGCCTACGGGCGGCAGCTGGAGAGCCGGGTGGTCCGGCTGGACGAGCACGGGCTGGGCGGCGAACCGCTGGAGGCGGTCTTCATCCGCGCGCCCATCATCCGGCGCGTGGGAACGGGCGGCCGGATTCTGGCTACCTATCTGGGCGATCCTGTTCTAGTCGATTTTGGCCGGCACCTGGCAGCGACCTTCCATCCCGAGTTGACCGCGGACCTGCGCATCCACCGGCTGTTTGTGGCGCGGCTCGGCGGCGGGGACGGCGGGCAGTGA
- the pdxS gene encoding pyridoxal 5'-phosphate synthase subunit PdxS — protein sequence MIYLDDAFRVKVGLAEMLKGGVIMDVTDARQAEIAEKAGACAVMALERVPADIRREGGVARMAAISKIREIMKAVSIPVMAKCRIGHFAEAQVLEALEVDYIDESEVLTPADEEHHIWKRDFRVPFVCGCRNLGEALRRIAEGAAMIRTKGEAGTGNIVEAVRHMRTVMKEIRLLTTLRQDELMAEAKRLQAPLELVQYVHDHGKLPVPNFSAGGVATPADAALMRQLGAEAVFVGSGIFKSSDPERRARAIVKATTHYNDAKAVLEASEELGEAMPGLDVRTMSESEMLSTRGW from the coding sequence ATGATTTATCTGGACGATGCATTCCGGGTGAAAGTGGGCCTGGCGGAGATGCTGAAAGGGGGCGTCATCATGGACGTCACCGACGCGCGGCAGGCGGAGATCGCCGAAAAGGCGGGGGCCTGCGCGGTGATGGCGCTCGAGCGGGTGCCGGCCGACATCCGCCGCGAAGGCGGCGTGGCGCGCATGGCCGCGATCAGCAAGATCCGCGAGATCATGAAGGCGGTCTCGATTCCGGTGATGGCCAAGTGCCGCATCGGGCACTTTGCGGAGGCGCAGGTGCTGGAGGCGCTGGAGGTGGACTACATCGACGAAAGCGAGGTGCTCACCCCGGCCGATGAGGAGCACCACATCTGGAAGCGCGACTTCCGGGTGCCGTTCGTGTGCGGCTGCCGCAATCTGGGCGAGGCGCTGCGGCGCATTGCCGAGGGCGCGGCGATGATCCGCACCAAGGGGGAGGCGGGCACGGGCAACATTGTGGAAGCGGTGCGACACATGCGGACGGTGATGAAAGAGATCCGGCTGCTGACGACGCTGCGGCAGGACGAGCTGATGGCGGAGGCCAAGCGGCTTCAGGCGCCGCTCGAGCTGGTGCAGTACGTGCATGACCACGGAAAGCTTCCGGTGCCGAACTTCAGCGCCGGCGGCGTGGCCACGCCGGCCGATGCGGCGTTGATGCGGCAGCTGGGGGCGGAGGCCGTCTTCGTCGGCAGCGGCATCTTCAAGTCCTCCGATCCCGAGCGGCGCGCGCGGGCGATCGTGAAGGCGACCACGCACTACAACGACGCCAAGGCGGTGCTCGAGGCCAGCGAGGAGCTGGGCGAGGCGATGCCCGGGCTGGACGTGCGGACGATGAGCGAATCCGAGATGCTGTCGACGCGGGGCTGGTGA